AAAACTAAATACATAACTTGTAGCATGGGGGAAACGAAAATGCAGCACAGTTAGATTTCTATTGGCAAAACCCACCGCTTGGATCGTAGCAGTTTCATTGTATGTCTAAACGGAGCCTTCAATATTGACTCGAGTTCAAAAAACCATGAGAGAAATTTTGGGAAAGCTCTCAACTTGAGGCAGCTGGTGTTCTTCTATACTGTTGCACAGGTGGAAATATTAGGCTGCTTGTAGAAGAGATTGAAGCTTGCAATTTAATAAGATTTGAATTGAGGTTCATCTCCAGTATGCCTTGCGTTTGACTCCATTAGAAATCATTCAAGCAGACCATTCATCTCTATATTAAGTTGAATCTATGGCTAAAGGTCTTAGATAGGGTGAATAGGACACTGACAATTTTTTCGTTTGAGATCGAGCTTAAGGATGGCAATGTATTGTGCTATCCTGAATCAGAAGGATACGATTATAACAATGCAAAGTTGCAGTAACAAAAATAACACAGAGTTGTTGTTTACTCGCAGAAACCCTGAACTCAGGGAGAAAAACTACATGCCTCTAACTCTTGAGAGACAAATCTTTCCACTAAGTAAACTCACACGATTACAAGATCGTAGCAACACAGGGATAGTATCCACTTTACCTATCCTGACTTTGACAACAAGTCTCTCATCTATTCTATCTCACTTGTCTCTCATGTGTTTACAAGAATAAAAGATATACTGAAGTTTCACCTACATAATCTAGCTGGCACCTAACTAATTCACTATGAACACTTCACGGGTTGGTGCACTACCAATCACGATCTCATAGTATGCAAATGCAATATGGTTTTTCGTAAACAGTTTGTTCAAGCTTAGAGATTTATATTCTCATGAAAGACTCTGAGCACGAGGAAATGAGGAACAATGCAGACACAAAAGAAACTTAGCCCTAAAAAAGATGTACTAAGACAAATTCAACAACCAACGAGATAAGAGCCTTTGCTCTATCTTTATAGGACAAGGGAGCACAAGGGTGCTCTCCAAGACAGCTAAGGAGCTGCTTATGACTCAGCCAAAccaagtaaacatacttagtTAGGGTTACAAGGAACCCTAGGTAAAACATTCCTCTAAAGGAAGTAAATGCAACTAAGTGAACAAGAATCTCATTAGCACGACTCAACACATTGAGTTTCATTAATGAGGCATGTAGATCTGCATTCGACGGTTCCCAAGAAAAAAAGTTATCTTTTATCCAACGGATAATGAAGTGAAGCATTTGATTTACCCTCAAACATAAGAGTTATACAAAAGTGATGCATGCCTAATAAATGATATGAACAAAGATAATCTGATTACAACCACAAAGACTCAGAGAGGACTTGACAGAGAAGACTAAATAGATCAGATTAATGAAATAATAGACTCAGAAAGTTAGGATGTCATATGCATGAATTACTAGTTTTACCACGAGATCATGATAGGCCTTCAACTTGGTCTTGGGCCTTGATTCATATAAACTTGAGCTTACACATTTAAGTATGTGTTTTGTTCAAACAGAGAACTGGCAACACTTCTCATACTTACAATGGCCTATGGGGTAATGAGCTTGAGTTGTTCTCTCAACTCTAAACTGCCCAGCAGCACCTTCACTCACTTGTATTGAGAGGGAATTGATGTTGCACACACTCTTTCTCACTGGATACTAGTTACTAGGAGAAGTCAAtagtcttttttctttctttgtttttcttctcatATTCGTGATGATGTATATAGGCTATCATTTTCACAATCAGTGTCCAAActcttgtgagttgtgaccaAGTCAATAATTTAATACATGACCTTAAAAATTGATCAATTTGAATATTAAACTTGTGTTTTGCTACCAAGGACAATAGGACATGCCTCCGTCCTTGCAACTCCATTGGTTTTCTTATGCGGTTTTGACGGAGGTCCCACAAAAAAAGCAAATGAGTTAGGCTTTGTTCGGTAACGTTTTTAAAAATAGTTTTCAAAAATAagttttaaattcaaaataaaaagtgAAAACGTCAAATTGATGTTTTCACTTTTCCTTTGTAAAAgttgaaaatattttcatttctcattttcaacctcaaaaatgaaaatatggaCATGAAAAACGTTACTGAACACCACCTTATTTTCTTGGTTTTCACTCTTCACCTCTTGGCACGCATGCAACGCAATTTGGTTTACCTCAATGGCAGCCACATtgatatttattcatattgtttCTTCGATCCAGTTCTTAATAACTTTTGATTCCAAACTCTCTTGTCCTCCGATATACAATTTGGGCAACAAATGTTGATTTTCTATTGGCCAAAACATATGTTACTCACATATACATGTTTCTTAGCTGTAAAGAGTAATATCCTAAGCTCCATGTGTATATAGCTGAATCAACTGTATAATTCTTAAGCAAGTTACTTGCAACTTTTGTTGAGATGGTGATATAGGGTAGATTCCCAGCATGTTCGAGTAAGCTTTAAGATTGCCTCAACAGGTGCGATTAAtccaaggaaaaaaaacagctTATGATTTTTCATCCAAAAAACTCAATCACCTCCCCATCCCCAATAGATAATCCTCATTCTGTTTGACCCTGATCAATGGAAATTAACTAAATTCCTCACTCATATACtgcactttttttttagaaaacaaTAGTTCTATTAACCAGCCAGAAGACACGTATATCATAAGTTGTCCTGAACTTAGATTAAAATGTGGTATCGGAGCCACCTGGTACAAGTAACAGTCTATGACATGTAACATTCATTATAGATTACGcacaaataaacctaaactacgTATACCAATGATGAACCGAGCAGTCTATTAAACTCTTATAGAAGATATCACCGTCACCTATGACCTCAATTGGTGTGCAGCAAGTAGTATCCagggtaaaataaaaaaggattCATCCCCACATAGCTTAGGTGAGTGACAAAGGAATCTAAGCGATCCTTTTTCCCTTGTTAGGGAAAAACATATTTAGGTTGAAATCAGGCCAAATGACCTAATCCCAATAGTATCCATCACAATAATACCTCCTTGCCGACTCCCGCTGGTCCCAACACCAATGTTGTCGGCTTCTTCCTTGAACCAACCATCATCCTTCTTGTACTTGGCGCCACCCAGCCATGATTGTGCACTCCTTGAGTGCAGATGAAGACCGCCACCCCTCGCCTATATGAAACACCCTCAACCACCGTAGAGAGAGACTTAGGAATGAGAAGAAACTTGACTGTAGTTTTGGTGCTGATGATGGAGACTGGGACATCCTAGACACACAAGGCATATAAGACTTCTCAACTAAGAGTAAGCACATGTCTTTATAACCGAGGACTAAGGGTGCTTCAACATACTAACCAACGATCATTCACtataaaaatatacaatataaaaGATATAAGGGATTtacaatttggttttgattgacAACAACTTTCATACACAAGCTCATAGTAAAGATGGATGGATAAGAAAGATGCAATTACGATTTATATGCTCATGTTAGTTCCAGAGCTGTCTCAAACTTTTCAGAGGCCCTGTGTGAAGGTTTATGATGTAGCCCTCAAactttgtctttttttttcccgaTGCGCAAAGTACTATCTTATTCTAATAAGAAGATCAAGAACCTCTTAAAACCCTCAACGtcacaaaatttcaaaatgttTGCAACATCAAGCTTTCCTCGATTTACATATGTCAATTAGCGTAAATTTCTAGGCATTTTGTTTTACAAAACAATCGAgctatttaaatatatatatatatatatatatatatatatatatatatatacaaatggaAACGTGGAAATGCAGAGGGTTCATAGCGATGTTGTAGTGTGTGGACAGTGGGAAGCAAATTTATTGTCCACTTCTATCATGTCCACCCTATGCCCACTACCCTAAGTAAATGTCAAGTCTCATTTTTCTTGacaaatttataaatatagtATTATAAAAGACACTTTGCATTTATTTAGGATAGTGGGTATGATCAAAGAACAAAATCTCCCTGATATTTCCGATATATCCTCCGATatctcctttaaaaaaaacgatatatcttaggggtaaatatcttatttttctcGTATCTGcaatatttctccgataacataaaatatctctgATATTTCTCTGATATTTACaatatatccgatatatcttcgatattttagagaaatatttgaaaatttttacttaaaaaaatttaactcaATTTGAGGATGTCTCAGACTCTCCTTGACCTGGAGTTGtagattaattaatcacctcaagcctcgagggatataaaaaataagactagaagagtagtctttcaatcggctaatttttaatttttcgtaaaaaaTATCGAGATGAGGAGTGAAAGTTCAAGTTTAACTCTTAAAAATCAAGCCATATCagtgaccaatgctctccttaACCTTGAgagaatccaaaataaagggTCACAACGTAGTCTCACACTCTAACGAGTCATGACGATCATAAGGGAATATCGAGAATTTTAGTAACAAGTGTTCTCCTTGAGGAATATAGAAATAGTAATCTTTATCTCCTTGACGTCCTCTCAAAAGATATCTAGATAAGGAGTGTTTTCCTTGAGCACTATTGGGGAaagtaagaaaacatgagTCACATTGTAGTCTTTGTCTCCTAGAAGTTCCCTCATACCTTCATAGATTGCTAGCAGCCTGTGAACCCATCATGAAATAATGATAATACTGAAATTTGACATGCGTATTTTAGCACAAACAGCTTCCTCTTCTGCTTGTGAAAAAAAGTGAAGTACTTTTggtcttattcatacaaagcaAATGAACCATCTTGCATATCAGAAgttggaaaaactcgtatACTACTACTATAACATGAAGTTACGACTACGTGATAAACGAGCAAAGGataatgtgatcaatgaaaacaactatATCGATCTACTTCATGTTGCTAGTGAACCACTTCAGGATGACATTGATCCTCTTCatgattggattatgcatgcacacctcgatgatgaaaatgacaaccctcctccacatgtcgtagaaaatgcaactgattttggaattgatgtaaacaaggtATTATCTCATGAAGTTGGAGACCCGAGAGATGATTCGGATAATGCTAGTGTGTGGGGTAGTGTAGAAACTCCAGATAGTGCAGATAGtaatgatgatggtggtggtgctgGTGGTCAACAAGGTGGTAATTTTATGTAGGTGGAGAATTTAAGCAGTTTACTTATGaaattaattttgatcatgctacccAAGATGAGAATCATGGATCTAAAGCAGGCGGTCATGGTGCGCAACAGTAAAATAGGTGCAGGATGAGGACAAGAAGAgccattgatgatcaaaatatttcatctgatgttagttcagttgccttaagttttgattctaaCAGTTTAGGCACATAGCACAGTAAGATgtcaaacgaatcacatgaagtcaactatcaatctAGTCATTctatttacaattatggtcagtttggagacgtttatgatcaattatcgaGTTGGGATTATCCTTACTATCCCCTTCTCGAAGAAACTATTAGTAgctcaaaagagatatatgactatcatgttaaccattacaattcgtactatatggctcgtatgtcttgggcaaagtattgtagttttattgaccaacgtgcatcttttcaaACACCTAGAGCCTCTTTCtggtactagataaaattaataattgtatttgtttatatgtaattcaataataaattaataaataaataatttcggaaGAGTAACGatatttttttccaatatcccctatatatctccgatatatccgatatctcCCTTTTATAAAAACAATATATCTCccgataccgatattttgaacctttGGCATGATAGGGGTGTgcgacaaatttgtttcctgGAGTGTGGGCAGTGGTGTGACTTATTTTCACTTGTTCACTTAGTAAATGAATGCAAATGTTGATCTTGTAACGGTCGAAAACAGATGTCACTCGCCTATACATGTTCCTCAGCCATACATAGAGAGTGTATCCCAAGTGTCCATGTATTGCATCCACTTCATAATTGTGATACAACTTTTACTAAGATGATAATAGAGGGTGTaagcagtggcggatccaggattTGGATATGGGGTAGGCTTCAAGTTTGACCGAAGGCCAATTTTTACCGGTACAATCATGTAAACTGTAAATATTAATGAGtctttaaaatgaaaaaatgggcgtgaattcaaataaaagaatattatgaaaatcaaaGACATTAGAAAAAGcaacaattttttcttttcaaattgattAGATTGAACCTCAATAACTCATACttgcaatttcaaaatcaatagatagAGGGAAGATATTTAGAATAGTTTTTacttgagaaattttgattatttaagaagaaaagtatcttacaatatatatatatatatatacacatatatcaATCAAAAACTAGAAGACGTTATAATGGAACCAGAACAAAGAACTGAAACAAGAAAGTGTGgaaaaaataactaaataacaaAGGTCAGATGCGTAAGATGGGTAAAATATGGAGGAATTTGGCTGAAAACAAATGCAAAATACCACAAAATAATGATATATacctagttttttttaaccCCAAAAAACTTGGTTGGGCTTGAGCCCCACGTACCTTGGATATGCCCCTCGGTGTAAGTGAGCAAGCTTTAGAATCTTCTCAGCATATGTGATTAGATTAGAGGAATACCAATCTAAGAAGAATTTCCCCTCCTATGATTTCCGACTAGAATCTTAAGCACTCCTTTATCTGAATTGTCTATCCTATGTAACACAATGGTGTATGCATCATGAAGCTTTTTATCAATTTGTTAAGATGATAGCAAGTGGATATGTAATTGTCTTCTTAGAATGCATGTTCTTATGAATGAATTCTcccttgaaagaaaaacatttcTATTACAAAATCCGACATGAATTTTCTAATTAGTgtagaaaattttaaaaaatacagTAAAACATCGTTAAATTAATacctgattaattaataacctcgttaaaataataatttttacaaGACCCGACTCGGGGTCAACatgctaaattaataattcgctaaatttataagataatagaaatttgaaaattcataTAGACCCCcatcgaatatataaattaatagtaatattatttatataataaatttttaaatttttgaggATTTCATTAAgaattttattaatataatattttaaacaaTATAATACGTCGGAAAAAACTTTAATAAGGTATACATGATATATTAAACAATGTAGTACATAAACAAAgttaaaaacttttttttttcgaaaaagtgaaataaaatatttattataccttgataaattaataagttattaattaattaattaatatatattaatttatcgatatattaatatctcactaaattaataaatttcatcGGTCTcaatgttattaatttatagagattCGACTGTATATTCAAAGAAATTGTCTCTATTCAGCTTGCAAATTTTACACTAAAACACATTGTAGGTTTGATTTAGCAAGTGGTTGCATCTAGGTTAATTTGTGTCCGCCATAAGGCGTCACGCGGCGCAATCATTGGATCTAATTCATCTTTTTCTTGAGTATTTCGCAATGTGTCTGTCATGGTGGAGGAAAAATGTCTCACACTCTCCTGTCGTACACCATTGATTGTGTACGTAGTTGTCCATATTTTTTAACAGTGTTTATTATTCTTCTTTCAATTCTTTAGATAAAAGTTCGAATATATGAACTTGTTTAGTGAGTACCTGCCAATCTGCCATATTTTTGTACAGTACATTAGCTTGTTCCCAGCGTGTTTTCATGGCACACATAATGAATCTATTTATTCTCAGAAATAAATTCTAATCCTATAGATTTTCGGAGTCCGTTCCACTAAAAATTTTAAACTCTAGTTGATATCAAACCCGATCAAACCAGTGCTTGCTATTCCAGATTTTGTGGGAGACTTGGAGATCCATGAACTCCCTCTCTTTTCTAAAGGCAGAAATATACCAAATGAATCTCCGTACTCCTAGGTCTACGAATCTCTAATTAAATCTTTCTGTTGTTAGCGACGGACTTCACAATCTGACGCCACCTGAAGATTAAATATGTTTCTGAAACTACTACCAGGCTGAAGCAGTGAAGTGAAAACATCCACTATGCCGAAATCCAGGTCTCTAATTGCACTATCTGCACATAAGTCCTGTGTAGATCTTGATCCATCAGACATTCAATTCAGGATAACCAGTGTGGCTTACACCAAGAGAGATTCTCAGTTTGTACACATTTATAACTTTCCACATAAACTAGCAGcctgaaagaaagaaagaaagcaaaacaaaacaaaacacaaacacattCCAATTTGACTGCTTCATATACTAACTTTTTGGCTGCAAGTTTGATAGAATCTGGCTATTTCAGGGCATCTGTAAAGTATGTAGGAAGCTTAAGCTGAGGGTAAGAGCTTCCCACATCTGTTTAGCTTTAACAGTCGTGAAAAAAATGGAGCATAGACACAGAATTTACGAAAGGGTTCACCAGTAGTATTTCATCTAAAACGTTGCACACTAATCAAGAGCTTATCGTGCACAAAAGACCACGAGAAAACCTTGAATGTAGGGgggttagaaaaaaaaaacctcaagTTTTTAACCGTAACTTGAAAAGAtgattatgcatttttttctttggctAATACTGTAGAAAAAGAGAACCTAACCTTAGTACTTGAAAAGTACAACTTATTATCAGACAAATAAAAACCCAAGTACTGACACCAAGGAAATGGGCTCTTCCAGAAATTCAAAAATCCTGAAGCAAAATTGTGAGACAAATGAAACTCACTCCACACAGATGGCCTCGAGCAACTTCTTGCTGGCCTCACTAACCTCCACATTCTCCATTTTCAATCGATGTCGCATGGCTGGAGTCGTCTTTCCAGCAGCAGCATAAGTTCTAATCAGTGATTCAAACACCTCAGCCCCTAAGGACTCTGTAGACTTCTTCAAAATCTCCAGAAAACCTTCTGCACCTTTGACATCCTTAGCTTGTTCAAAGTTCTCCATCAAGGCTTTGATGGCCTCATGAGATGGTAGCCACTTCCTACCATCCCCTTTTCCAATAGATATTGCATTGGCAACAGACTCAACTGCTGAATTATATTCTGCCTTCTTTATATAATAGTCCACAAAGATCTCCCAGGTTTTTGCATTAGGCTTGGCTCCTCTCCTACGTGCCTGTTCCTTGAGCTCCTTAGCCTTCTCTAGCATACCCTGCTTTGCATAAGCTGCAATCAGAACATTTGCTATGCGAATATCATAGGTTGAACACTGAGATTCCCATTCTCTGAAACATTTCTCTGCACCAGGTAGATCTCCCAATTTAACCAACACTTGGATCATATTCAGATAACTTACATTTTCTGTTTTAGGGAAAGCAAGCCTCAAGGAACGCCATACCCTATATACTTCAAGCAGGTTCCCTGTTCGACCGTACAACGTAATAAGGAATTGGAAAGCTGAAAGACCTTTGTGGGAATTTTTCGTCTCCAATTCACTAAGTGCAATTTCTGCCTTCTCAAGCATGCCGGCATCAACATAGATGGAAGCTAAGTTGCTATAAGTTGTCCAATTGCTGGCAACTCGTCCATTTCTCTTCATCTCATCAACAACCCTTTCAACCCCGGAAATATCATCGGCAGCAGCTAGCGCCCGCATCCAGACATTATAAGAATACGAATCAAACATGACATTGCAACCCTTCATTTCTTGTATGACGCCAGGGATCTTTCCCGTCTTCGCAGTCTTCGTGTAAAGCGTCATCAGGCTATTATACGGCATAGACGTCAGAGGAAGGTTAAGTTCCTTCATCTTCTCCAAAAGAGCCTCCGCCTCTTCCGTCATTGATTCCTTACAATAACAATTAAGCAGAGCCCCGTAACTGAGATGATTCTTAGACGATTCAGGAAGATTCTTGAAGTAATCCTCGGCGGCAGGAATTCCTCGAGCCTTGGCAACAAGATCGAGATGTATTGCCTGATCACTAACTGTCTTGTTCATCCCCCTTTCAGTCATAGTTTCCGAAAGCTGTAGTAGTAAACAACTTAGCATCTATCTTGTACATTTCAGATATAAAAAAACCACATATAACAGGATTAACAGCTCAACTTAAATAGCCATCAACTTCATCCAATCCAATCA
This is a stretch of genomic DNA from Argentina anserina chromosome 4, drPotAnse1.1, whole genome shotgun sequence. It encodes these proteins:
- the LOC126791499 gene encoding pentatricopeptide repeat-containing protein At1g60770, which gives rise to MAMMQQFGRTKSVTKRSSKYVEEALYVWLFKDGGDELTVRQKLNEFIKSRKRVFKWEVGDTLKKLRQRKLYYPALKLSETMTERGMNKTVSDQAIHLDLVAKARGIPAAEDYFKNLPESSKNHLSYGALLNCYCKESMTEEAEALLEKMKELNLPLTSMPYNSLMTLYTKTAKTGKIPGVIQEMKGCNVMFDSYSYNVWMRALAAADDISGVERVVDEMKRNGRVASNWTTYSNLASIYVDAGMLEKAEIALSELETKNSHKGLSAFQFLITLYGRTGNLLEVYRVWRSLRLAFPKTENVSYLNMIQVLVKLGDLPGAEKCFREWESQCSTYDIRIANVLIAAYAKQGMLEKAKELKEQARRRGAKPNAKTWEIFVDYYIKKAEYNSAVESVANAISIGKGDGRKWLPSHEAIKALMENFEQAKDVKGAEGFLEILKKSTESLGAEVFESLIRTYAAAGKTTPAMRHRLKMENVEVSEASKKLLEAICVE